The following coding sequences lie in one Desmodus rotundus isolate HL8 chromosome 1, HLdesRot8A.1, whole genome shotgun sequence genomic window:
- the SDR42E2 gene encoding putative short-chain dehydrogenase/reductase family 42E member 2 — MKSNSAGSSPEACKAAGQREKNCPVCQAWGGVSGSGPESESGPRPGAVSGPGPEPGAASGPVPGPAAGSGPGQGPAAASGPGQGPAAASGPGQGPAAASGPGPGPAAASGPGPGPAAASGPGQGPAAASGPGPGPAAASGPGQGPAAASGPGPGPAAASGPGQGPAAASGPGQGPAAASGPGPGPAAASGPGQGPAAASGPGPGPAAASGPGQGPAAASGPGPGPAAASGPGQGPVAASGPGLGPGAVLGHGPGPVPAAASGLGPGPEATSLSGPGVGSGLQHGSGTCPKPSEPMTAPPPARQQKIQATPMEAPRQKVLVTGGGGYLGFSLGSSLAKSGASVILLDLRRPQWELSPGTEFIQADIRDEEALLHAFEGVDCVFHVASHGMSGAEKLEKEQIESINVGGTKLVIDVCVRRRVPRLVYTSTVNVAFGGKPIEQGDEDSVPYFPLEKHMDHYSRTKAIADQLTLMANGTPLPGGGTLRTCVLRPPGIYGPEEQRHLPRVASHIKKRLFMFRFGDRRTRMNWVHVHNLVQAHVLAAEALTAAKGYVASGQAYYINDGESVNLFEWMAPLFEKLGYSQPWIQVPTSWVYLTATAMEYLHLALRPICSIPPLLTRSEVHSVAVTHTFQIAKARAQLGYAPDKFNFEDAVERYVQSTTGRPRGPTARTLLRLLLGLLLLLLGLLALVLCFQGRQPFRV, encoded by the exons ATGAAGTCCAACTCAGCAGGCTCCTCCCCAGAGGCCTGCAAAGCTGCAggccaaagggagaaaaactgccCTGTCTGCCAGGCATGGGGAGGGGTCTCAGGCTCAGGTCCTGAGTCAGAGTCCGGGCCCCGTCCTGGTGCGGTTTCAGGGCCTGGACCTGAGCCTGGTGCTGCTTCAGGACCTGTGCCGGGACCTGCTGCTGGTTCGGGACCTGGGCAGGGACCTGCTGCTGCTTCGGGACCTGGGCAGGGACCTGCTGCTGCTTCGGGACCTGGGCAGGGACCTGCTGCTGCTTCGGGACCTGGGCCGGGACCTGCTGCTGCTTCGGGACCTGGGCCGGGACCTGCTGCTGCTTCGGGACCTGGGCAGGGACCTGCTGCTGCTTCGGGACCTGGGCCGGGACCTGCTGCTGCTTCGGGACCTGGGCAGGGACCTGCTGCTGCTTCGGGACCTGGGCCGGGACCTGCTGCTGCTTCGGGACCTGGGCAGGGACCTGCTGCTGCTTCGGGACCTGGGCAGGGACCTGCTGCTGCTTCGGGACCTGGGCCGGGACCTGCTGCTGCTTCGGGACCTGGGCAGGGACCTGCTGCTGCTTCCGGACCTGGGCCGGGACCTGCTGCTGCTTCGGGACCTGGGCAGGGACCTGCTGCTGCTTCCGGACCTGGGCCGGGACCTGCTGCTGCTTCGGGACCTGGGCAGGGACCTGTTGCTGCTTCCggacctgggctggggcctggtgcTGTTTTGGGCCATGGGCCGGGACCTGTACCTGCTGCTGCTTCAGGTCTGGGCCCTGGGCCAGAAGCTACATCATTATCTGGACCAGGGGTAGGGTCTGGGCTCCAACATGGGTCTGGGACTTGTCCCAAACCCAGTGAGCCAATGACAGCCCCACCACCAGCACGGCAGCAGAAGATTCAAGCCACACCTATGGAGGCCCCTAGGCAGAAGGTTCTGGTAACTGGAGGAGGAGGCTACCTGGGCTTTAGTCTGGGTTCCAGCCTCGCCAAGAGTGGCGCTTCTGTCATCCTGCTTGACCTCCGCAGACCCCAGTGGGAGCTGTCCCCAGGGACTGAGTTCATCCAG GCTGACATCCGAGATGAGGAAGCCCTGCTCCATGCCTTCGAAGGAGTGGACTGTGTCTTCCATGTGGCCTCCCATGGAATGTCTGGTGCTGAGAAG CTTGAAAAAGAGCAGATTGAGTCTATAAATGTCGGTGGCACAAAACTGGTGATCGATG TTTGTGTCCGCCGGCGGGTTCCAAGGCTTGTCTACACCAGCACCGTCAATGTTGCTTTCGGTGGGAAGCCCATAGAACAGGGCGATGAGGACTCTGTGCCATACTTCCCTCTGGAGAAG CACATGGACCACTACTCCCGAACCAAAGCCATCGCCGACCAGTTGACCCTCATGGCCAATGGAACACCTCTCCCAG GAGGAGGCACTCTACGGACGTGTGTGCTCCGGCCCCCAGGGATCTACGGCCCTGAAGAACAGAGGCACCTGCCCCGTGTTGCG AGCCACATCAAGAAGAGACTGTTCATGTTCCGATTTGGGGACCGCAGGACAAGGATGAACTGGGTACACGTGCACAATCTGGTGCAGGCACACGTGCTGGCAGCTGAGGCCCTCACCGCGGCCAAGGGCTATGTAGCC agcgGTCAGGCATACTACATCAACGATGGGGAGAGCGTCAACCTCTTTGAGTGGATGGCCCCACTG TTTGAGAAGCTAGGGTACAGCCAGCCGTGGATCCAGGTGCCTACTTCCTGGGTTTACCTGACAG cCACGGCAATGGAGTACCTGCACCTGGCCCTGAGGCCCATCTGCAGCATCCCACCACTGCTCACCCGGAGTGAG GTGCACAGCGTGGCCGTGACGCACACCTTCCAGATCGCTAAGGCCCGCGCGCAGCTCGGCTACGCGCCAGACAAGTTCAACTTCGAGGACGCAGTGGAGCGATACGTACAGTCCACGACAGGACGGCCCCGCGGCCCCACGGCGCGGACGCTCCTGCGGCTGCTGCtcgggctgctgctgctgctcctgggcctgCTCGCCCTGGTCCTGTGCTTCCAAGGCAGGCAGCCGTTCAGGGTCTGA